One genomic window of Pecten maximus chromosome 3, xPecMax1.1, whole genome shotgun sequence includes the following:
- the LOC117323364 gene encoding uncharacterized protein LOC117323364 → MSEGAMRLLGAVIMMAGVVGVSAQCQGPSTAVVVVASVFSTLAVVFLVLGIIAFLVWRRRRGLSSPPGTPSKKNHLQEVRDVPSPEGGVSNPAFSDIDVSLAEEGVSYVQCKEYKGSPVKQKLPQTNGGKDKKTWASLPMGDIPGLQRNGSVGSLDDGLMSMDPEVTSVWLQSQDFIGLGFNIAGSMRDGIFVSQVHNRGPAIESGKFKVGDRIRSVTISFDNMVFEDALTILSYASPYPVKVTLQKEQQHQKNRRLSDHSTRLTHPLYRSQSVDTLLKINKQAKVTPKRSFSEMRSETRANNSPKKNVLHVKRNSATEENKPSQILATEIPQIKVIPAKNINLNQAVAPSDVVVHKVDNFNVEDETENVQLRNKDNKKLTPAVKFVMQDKASDSSSLEPVLPAKDSTDTEAARDFVEVFDTLNEEDKLDMLRLSYEDPDTSVNESVVIPANEPEVEESVSSFEIKTDSSGLDTDYVNIELRSPPPTKPERRKKKNSNEEGSEPGTPQSDFNEIPQEISTDDIIPTVSMVAECQPINTQEISEDFIVAEKHDRDISFGSKDFELSPVTVKSEEVTAISSPSKLPPDLGPPPPYSSGGGRRQRWGL, encoded by the exons GCCTCTCCAGCCCACCTGGTACACCCTCAAAAAAGAACCATCTACAAGAAGTGAGGGATGTGCCCTCTCCAGAAGGGGGTGTGTCTAATCCAGCGTTCAGTGATATTGACGTCAGTCTTGCTGAGGAAG GAGTAAGCTATGTCCAGTGTAAAGAGTACAAAGGATCGCCAGTAAAACAGAAG TTGCCGCAGACAAATGGAGGGAAGGACAAGAAAACCTGGGCGTCCCTGCCTATGGGGGACATACCTGGCCTACAGAGGAATGGGTCTGTTGGCTCACTGGATGATGGACTCATGTCAATG GACCCCGAAGTGACCAGTGTTTGGTTACAGAGCCAGGATTTCATTGGGTTAGGATTTAACATAGCGGGCAGTATGAGGGACGGAATCTTCGTCAGTCAAGTCCATAACAGAGGCCCAGCCATAGAGTCAGGGAAATTTAAAGTTG GAGACCGGATACGAAGTGTAACCATCTCATTTGATAACATGGTATTTGAGGATGCCCTGACTATCCTCAGTTACGCCTCTCCGTATCCTGTCAAGGTCACGCTACAGAAGGAGCAGCAACATCAGAAGAATCGCCGACTCAGCGATCACAGCACACGCCTGACTCACCCACTTTATCGCAGCCAATCAGTGGACACTTTACTTAAGATCAACAAACAGGCAAAAGTGACACCAAAAAGAAGTTTTAGTGAAATGAGATCGGAAACACGGGCAAATAATTCTCCTAAGAAAAATGTACTACATGTAAAACGAAATAGTGcgacagaggaaaacaaaccaAGTCAAATTCTCGCTACAGAGATTCCGCAAATCAAAGTAATTCCCGCCAAGAATATCAATTTAAACCAAGCTGTGGCCCCATCAGATGTGGTAGTTCATAAAGTGGATAATTTTAATGTCGAAGATGAAACGGAAAATGTGCAGTTaagaaataaagataataaaaagCTTACGCCAGCTGTTAAATTTGTTATGCAAGATAAGGCGTCAGATTCTTCATCCTTGGAGCCCGTATTACCAGCTAAAGATAGCACTGATACAGAGGCTGCACGCGACTTTGTGGAGGTATTTGATACGTTAAATGAAGAGGATAAGCTAGACATGCTTCGACTAAGTTACGAAGACCCAGACACTAGTGTTAATGAAAGCGTAGTGATACCGGCAAATGAGCCAGAGGTAGAGGAATCAGTGTCTAgctttgaaataaaaacagattcTTCTGGATTAGATACTGATTATGTTAATATAGAGCTGAGGTCACCACCTCCCACGAAGCCAGAACGcaggaaaaagaaaaactcaAATGAGGAAGGCAGCGAGCCTGGAACACCACAGTCAGACTTCAATGAAATTCCTCAGGAAATTTCGACAGATGACATCATACCCACTGTCTCTATGGTAGCAGAGTGTCAGCCAATCAACACACAGGAAATCTCTGAGGATTTCATTGTTGCCGAAAAACATGACCGAGATATCAGTTTTGGTTCTAAGGACTTCGAGTTATCTCCAGTCACGGTCAAGTCAGAGGAGGTGACCGCGATATCCTCCCCAAGTAAGCTTCCTCCGGATCTTGGACCTCCTCCTCCCTATTCCTCAGGAGGAGGGCGAAGACAGCGGTGGGGATTGTAG
- the LOC117322615 gene encoding dentin sialophosphoprotein-like produces the protein MESTLTRPRSPEIVIEEDTIMPQFLSKEPLESVMPRLFSPAEDTTDSLQTTQRHLQDSSSDDSDELSTSENKDSVVEMGKDLDFSLNMTSDPSLFSTPFPKRNTKETESGMSYDISVQELDAIESDKKKSLHSSGDPKGGIAYVIRDDVVSGVQRTINYDHNTVSKSMSYAGTEQSSLDQKQRTGSLKDINKGSEEEESDLDWSGKRLVRSELFSDIPQNDSVSDWTEQKLDDEGESTLVLQSTYHDNSVTSSEENLNDIDNPRLMRANIFRARENLANLSDNSDSMILTSESTSHSESSTPPPPYTTANGENDVALSPETTPTKTPFSLSDVQNEQSISTDLENNEVITNVISSKFEVSGNGGFNVALSTSPEHDTDC, from the coding sequence ATGGAAAGTACGTTGACACGACCTCGCAGTCCAGAGATTGTCATTGAAGAGGACACGATCATGCCCCAGTTTTTATCAAAAGAGCCACTCGAGTCGGTGATGCCTCGTCTGTTTTCACCAGCCGAGGACACTACAGACAGCTTGCAGACGACTCAACGCCACCTACAGGATTCGTCTAGTGACGATTCTGATGAACTAAGTACATCGGAAAACAAAGATTCTGTGGTTGAAATGGGAAAAGACTTGGACTTCAGTCTAAACATGACCTCTGACCCCAGCTTGTTTTCTACGCCGTTTCCGAAACGAAATACAAAGGAAACAGAAAGTGGTATGTCTTACGATATCTCCGTGCAGGAGTTAGATGCTATTGAGTCAGATAAGAAGAAAAGTTTGCATTCTTCTGGAGACCCTAAAGGGGGAATAGCCTATGTGATTAGGGACGATGTCGTGAGTGGTGTTCAGAGGACAATAAATTACGATCACAATACCGTGTCTAAATCAATGTCATATGCGGGGACAGAGCAATCGTCATTGGATCAGAAACAACGCACGGGTTCTCTGAAGGACATCAACAAAGGGTCCGAAGAGGAGGAGAGTGATCTCGATTGGTCAGGAAAAAGACTTGTTCGATCAGAATTATTTTCGGATATTCCCCAGAATGATTCTGTTAGTGATTGGACCGAACAAAAGCTCGACGATGAAGGGGAGAGTACTCTAGTGTTGCAGAGTACTTATCATGACAACAGTGTCACATCCTCTGAGGAAAATTTAAATGACATTGATAACCCAAGACTTATGAGGGCAAACATATTCAGGGCAAGAGAAAATCTTGCGAACTTGTCAGATAATTCTGATTCAATGATTCTTACTTCGGAATCCACCAGTCACAGTGAAAGTTCTACCCCTCCCCCTCCGTACACTACAGCAAACGGGGAAAACGATGTCGCTCTCTCCCCAGAAACAACACCTACCAAAACACCATTCAGCCTCAGTGATGTACAAAATGAACAGTCCATCAGTACCGACCTAGAGAACAATGAGGTCATCACAAACGTCATCTCGTCAAAGTTTGAAGTGTCCGGTAATGGTGGCTTTAACGTCGCTCTGAGTACCTCGCCCGAGCACGACACAGACTGCTAG
- the LOC117323365 gene encoding uncharacterized protein LOC117323365: MYCGTSQNMYVLWDVSKHVCTVGRLKTCMYCGTSQDMYVLWDVSKHVCTVGRLKTCMYCGTSRDIYLLWDVSGHVCTVGRHGIYMYCGTSQDMYVLWDVTGYICTVGRLRTCMYCGTSRDIYVLWDVSGHVCSVGHHGIYMYCGTSRDMYVLWDVSGHVCTVGSLGTVCTVGRLRTCMYCGTSQNMYVLWDVSGHICTVGRLKTCMYCGRSRDIYVLWDVSKHVCTVGRHGIYIYCGTSQDMYVLWDVSGHVCTVGSLGTVCTVGRLRTCMYCRTSQDMYVLWDISGYVCSVGHLRICMFCGTSQDMYVLWDISGYVCTVGHLRICMFCGTSQDMYVLWDISGYVCSVGRLRICTLFVLWDVSYGDVSMLWDPVSGHVCLVGHLRICLFCGTSQDMYVLWDISGYVCSVGHLRICMSCGTSQDMYVLWDVSGHVCTVGRLRTCMYCGTSQDKYVLWDISGHVCTVGHLRTSMYCGTSQDMYVLWDVSGHYVLWDFSEC, encoded by the exons atgtactgtgggACGTCTCAAaacatgtatgtactgtgggACGTCTCAAaacatgtatgtactgtgggACGTCTCAAgacatgtatgtactgtgggACGTCTCAGgacatgtatgtactgtgggACGTCTCAAaacatgtatgtactgtgggACGTCTCAAAACATGCATGTACTGTGGGACGTCACGGGATATATATTTACTATGGGACGTCTCAGGACACGTATGTACTGTGGGACGTCATGggatatatatgtactgtgggACGTCTCAGgacatgtatgtactgtgggACGTCACGggatatatatgtactgtgggACGTCTCAGgacatgtatgtactgtgggACGTCACGggatatatatgtactgtgggACGTCTCAGGACATGTATGTTCTGTGGGACATCACGggatatatatgtactgtgggACGTCACGGGATATGTATGTACTGTGGGACGTCTCGGgacatgtatgtactgtgggAAGTCTCGGAACCGTATGTACTGTGGGACGTCTCCGgacatgtatgtactgtgggACGTCTCAAAACATGTATGTTCTGTGGGACGTCTCAGGACATATATGTACTGTGGGACGTCTCAAaacatgtatgtactgtgggAGGTCACGggatatatatgtactgtgggACGTCTCAAaacatgtatgtactgtgggACGTCACgggatatatatttactgtggGACGTCTCAGgacatgtatgtactgtgggACGTCTCGGgacatgtatgtactgtaggaAGTCTCGGAACCGTATGTACTGTGGGACGTCTCAGgacatgtatgtactgtaggaCGTCTCAGgacatgtatgtactgtgggACATCTCAGGATATGTTT GTTCTGTGGGACATCTCAGGATATGTATGTTCTGTGGGACATCTCAGGATATGTATGTCTTGTGGGACATCTCAGGATATGTATGTACTGTGGGACATCTCAGGATATGTATGTTCTGTGGGACATCTCAGGATATGTATGTCTTGTGGGACATCTCAGGATATGTATGTTCTGTGGGACGTCTCAGGATATGTACATTGTTTGTACTGTGGGACGTCTCATATGGGGATGTGTCTATGCTGTGGGACCCCGTCTCAGGACATGTATGTCTTGTGGGACATCTCAGGATATGTTTGTTCTGTGGGACATCTCAGGATATGTATGTCTTGTGGGACATCTCAGGATATGTATGTTCTGTGGGACATCTCAGGATATGTATGTCTTGTGGGACATCTCAGGATATGTATGTACTGTGGGACGTCTCAGgacatgtatgtactgtgggACGTCTCAGgacatgtatgtactgtgggACGTCTCAGGACAAGTATGTACTGTGGGACATCTCAGgacatgtatgtactgtgggACATCTCAGGACAAGTATGTACTGTGGGACATCTCAGgacatgtatgtactgtgggACGTCTCAGGACACTATGTACTGTGGGACTTCTCAGAATGTTAG